In Ruminococcaceae bacterium BL-4, one DNA window encodes the following:
- a CDS encoding putative Inorganic triphosphatase (Evidence 3 : Putative function from multiple computational evidences) yields the protein MRRKMEIERKFLMEKEPRELPILEQAVVYQGYLCTKPTVRIRKKQVANNAPTFRLCIKGKGTLRRTEVETDLTEQQFTELCGLLSREMVKKDYTVYALPDGKKLEYSVVDSGKPTSFCYAEVEFSSTEEANAFIPPEFLGREVTEVRGFTMSDYWEKTSK from the coding sequence ATGAGACGAAAAATGGAAATTGAGCGAAAATTTTTAATGGAGAAAGAGCCCCGGGAACTTCCGATTTTGGAGCAAGCAGTTGTTTATCAAGGCTACCTCTGCACAAAGCCAACCGTGCGAATCCGGAAAAAACAAGTTGCAAATAATGCCCCTACCTTTCGGCTCTGCATTAAAGGCAAGGGCACTTTACGCCGCACCGAAGTAGAGACTGATCTTACAGAGCAGCAGTTCACCGAACTTTGTGGACTTCTTTCGCGCGAGATGGTAAAAAAGGATTACACCGTCTATGCGCTGCCCGATGGAAAAAAGCTAGAATACAGTGTGGTCGACTCTGGAAAACCAACTTCTTTCTGCTATGCAGAAGTAGAATTTTCTTCAACAGAGGAGGCAAATGCGTTTATTCCGCCTGAATTTTTAGGGCGGGAAGTTACCGAAGTTCGCGGATTTACCATGTCGGACTACTGGGAAAAGACTTCAAAATAA
- a CDS encoding conserved protein of unknown function (Evidence 4 : Unknown function but conserved in other organisms) has product MAIIKPFRALRYTDKAGKIAELTCPPYDIISEEQRKAYLDENPQNVIRLELPKGEDPYGEAGRTLDTWLKDGILREDTQPGIYIYEEEFKAYGQTKKIKGLICRVKLIEFDKGVILPHEETLSKAKEDRFHLMKATHCNFSQIYSLYMDEQHKTKSRIDALSKDTPRYEFSDGNVTHRMWIVNDPVAIEAICNDFSMRKLYIADGHHRYETALNFRNWCREQGVISPEPDYCMMMLVDMENEGLVVFPTHRLIHDLPNFDEKKLLEDCKQEFQVTSYEGTDKIQATLNECYQKGEKAFACYCGGESWNLLVLKDPAVMKTYLPEKSKASQELDVAVLHTMILEKYLGIDKENMAKQINLSYTRDLDEALESVRQKKSQCAFLMNPTRVTQIRDVAAAGEKMPQKSTYFYPKLITGLAMNKMDF; this is encoded by the coding sequence ATGGCAATTATCAAACCATTTCGAGCACTTCGCTATACAGATAAGGCAGGAAAAATTGCGGAATTAACCTGTCCACCTTATGATATCATCAGTGAAGAGCAGCGAAAAGCCTATCTTGACGAAAATCCTCAAAATGTGATTCGTCTGGAATTGCCCAAGGGAGAAGATCCTTATGGAGAGGCTGGCCGCACGCTTGATACCTGGCTCAAAGACGGCATCCTCCGCGAGGATACTCAGCCGGGGATTTATATTTATGAGGAAGAGTTTAAAGCTTACGGCCAAACAAAGAAAATTAAGGGCCTGATTTGTCGGGTTAAGCTGATTGAATTTGATAAAGGCGTTATTTTGCCGCATGAGGAAACACTCAGCAAGGCAAAAGAAGATCGTTTCCATCTAATGAAGGCAACGCATTGTAATTTTAGTCAAATTTATTCCCTTTATATGGATGAACAGCACAAAACGAAATCCAGGATTGATGCACTCTCTAAGGATACGCCGCGGTATGAATTTTCTGATGGAAACGTGACGCACCGGATGTGGATCGTCAATGATCCGGTGGCCATTGAGGCAATCTGCAATGATTTTTCCATGAGAAAACTTTATATTGCAGATGGTCATCATCGCTATGAAACAGCGCTCAATTTCCGCAACTGGTGCCGGGAGCAGGGCGTAATTTCGCCGGAACCGGATTACTGCATGATGATGCTGGTGGATATGGAGAATGAGGGGCTGGTCGTTTTTCCGACCCATCGTTTGATCCATGACCTTCCGAATTTTGATGAGAAAAAGCTTTTAGAGGACTGCAAACAGGAATTTCAGGTGACCTCTTACGAAGGAACCGACAAGATTCAGGCAACGTTGAACGAATGCTATCAGAAGGGCGAAAAAGCGTTTGCTTGTTACTGCGGCGGCGAAAGTTGGAATCTGCTTGTCTTAAAGGATCCTGCCGTGATGAAAACTTATCTGCCGGAAAAATCCAAGGCAAGTCAGGAACTAGATGTTGCCGTACTCCATACGATGATCCTTGAAAAGTATCTTGGAATCGACAAGGAAAATATGGCAAAGCAGATCAATCTATCTTATACCCGTGATTTGGATGAAGCACTCGAAAGTGTGCGGCAGAAAAAGAGTCAGTGCGCATTTTTGATGAATCCTACTCGTGTAACGCAGATTCGGGACGTAGCGGCGGCTGGAGAAAAAATGCCACAAAAATCCACTTATTTTTATCCGAAGCTAATCACCGGTCTTGCAATGAACAAAATGGATTTTTAA
- a CDS encoding ABC transporter, which produces MINVSHLSKRYGLFTALDDITFSVEGSGVVGFLGPNGAGKSTTMNILTGYLSATDGTVLIGGHNILDEPNQAKSLIGYLPEMPPLYMDMTVREYLSFIFDLKKIRMPKEEHIRQICKKSGVWEVSSRLIANLSKGYRQRVGLAQALLGNPPLLILDEPTVGLDPKQIIEIRNFIKELGKEHTVLLSSHILPEIEATCSRILVINHGRLVADGNPESLSENMEEPHLQLILQAPRDEALSALRNLPSVKVAVCSERRENGTCLFSIEEKDDARREIFSLCKEQDWPILELHSHEQSLEQVFLRLTSGEYDDGHLLPKNDSTSVSSAAVDASADSKEGSDKE; this is translated from the coding sequence TTGATTAACGTCAGTCACCTTTCCAAACGATATGGCCTTTTTACGGCCCTCGACGATATCACCTTTTCAGTAGAAGGCAGTGGTGTCGTCGGCTTTTTAGGTCCAAATGGTGCGGGAAAATCCACCACCATGAACATTTTGACCGGATACCTTTCTGCAACTGACGGAACGGTCCTTATCGGCGGCCACAATATTCTGGACGAACCCAACCAGGCAAAATCGCTGATTGGATATCTGCCGGAAATGCCCCCGCTCTATATGGATATGACCGTGCGCGAATATCTCAGCTTTATCTTTGATCTCAAAAAGATTCGAATGCCAAAAGAAGAACATATTCGACAAATCTGCAAAAAATCGGGTGTTTGGGAGGTCTCCTCCCGGTTGATCGCCAATCTTTCCAAAGGATATCGTCAGCGGGTAGGACTTGCACAGGCACTGCTCGGTAATCCTCCGCTCTTAATTTTGGATGAACCCACTGTTGGGCTTGATCCAAAACAAATTATTGAGATCCGAAATTTTATTAAAGAGCTTGGAAAAGAACATACCGTATTGCTTTCTTCCCATATTCTTCCGGAAATTGAAGCGACCTGTTCTCGGATTCTCGTCATCAATCACGGACGCCTCGTAGCTGACGGAAATCCGGAATCGCTCTCTGAAAATATGGAAGAACCTCATTTACAGCTGATTCTACAGGCACCGCGTGACGAAGCGCTTTCCGCTTTACGAAATCTGCCTTCCGTAAAAGTAGCGGTCTGCTCCGAACGTCGGGAAAACGGCACTTGCCTTTTTTCGATCGAAGAAAAAGACGATGCCCGCAGGGAGATTTTTTCTCTCTGTAAAGAGCAGGATTGGCCTATTTTGGAGCTTCATTCTCATGAACAGAGCCTAGAACAAGTCTTTCTGCGCCTGACAAGCGGTGAATATGATGATGGACATTTACTGCCCAAAAATGATTCTACGTCTGTATCTTCCGCCGCTGTGGATGCTTCTGCCGATTCTAAAGAAGGGAGTGATAAAGAATGA
- a CDS encoding ABC transporter — protein sequence MKAIFKRELNSYFHSPIAYVCIGVLLALYGFFYYNVLLLQTSTYISSVYSSMFLFNMLVIPIITMRSFSEERKNKTDQALLTAPVGTYAIAFGKFLAALLVFAVSLVGSLIPAFVIGIFSSPNWAIIFGNILGTLFYGAAMIAISMFLSSLTENQIVAAISSMGVAVFLMVIDQIGSIVSNSVVTQIINWISFNTRYKTFTSGVFDLSSLVFFLSVAAAFLFLTARRLEGRRWN from the coding sequence ATGAAAGCCATTTTTAAAAGGGAACTGAATTCTTATTTTCATTCTCCAATTGCCTATGTCTGTATCGGCGTTTTGTTGGCGCTCTATGGGTTTTTCTATTACAATGTTCTGCTTTTACAGACTTCTACTTATATTTCCAGTGTATACAGCTCCATGTTTCTTTTTAATATGCTTGTCATCCCGATTATTACGATGCGAAGTTTTAGCGAAGAGCGAAAGAACAAAACCGATCAGGCACTTTTAACAGCACCGGTCGGCACCTATGCAATTGCTTTCGGAAAATTTTTGGCAGCATTATTGGTGTTTGCCGTTTCTTTAGTAGGGTCCCTGATTCCCGCCTTCGTAATCGGTATTTTTTCATCACCTAACTGGGCAATTATCTTTGGTAACATTCTCGGCACTCTTTTTTATGGCGCCGCCATGATCGCTATCAGTATGTTTCTCTCTTCGCTGACTGAAAATCAGATTGTCGCCGCCATCAGCTCGATGGGGGTTGCAGTCTTTTTGATGGTGATCGATCAAATTGGTTCGATCGTCAGCAACTCAGTCGTTACTCAGATTATTAACTGGATTTCCTTTAACACTCGTTATAAAACATTTACTTCCGGCGTCTTTGACCTTTCTTCACTGGTCTTTTTCCTGTCGGTCGCTGCGGCTTTTCTCTTCCTGACGGCACGTCGTCTCGAAGGCCGCCGCTGGAACTAA
- a CDS encoding ABC_transp_aux domain-containing protein: MKSTKDPQEKAAEKAAKKVKKEVAKAQKKAFHKPLKETLRSPKFRHGTAANIFTAGLLVVLVLVNVLVSTLVQKYPSLNLDMTTGGLNSLSSTTKDVVKNVSQETDIYILASEAQVKGDQILSNYGIKYSQVANLCAKMAEINPNIKISYKDLDTDPSFASGYSSEKLSAGDIIIKTSSRYRHIAYTDLFNISSNYTGSTAIYSLVDSTLASAINNVNANTLPIVAIDTGHQEQLDTTAMGKILAGSNFETKSFNLLTDAIPDNTQLIILATPSNDLTSDEVEKLESYLKDSSRAVDRGLAVTFYPNQSAMPNLTSLLKEWGIEPQRNYVAESNSQKYLSQDPTYLLAQAQNSITLNSNHSYNLLIAPASVPFNLLFSEQNGIKTYSLMKTSSSCYALSMDKQATGEEKNNQQAFDIAVLAQSTVSSNGNDYHANVVALGSSPFFVDGIVNSSTFNNSTWTADLARYMTGSNDSGTIPTKSVQTNTMDISIPTGVIHLLGIGVFTFLIPMCFAIAGIVVYRKRRRL, translated from the coding sequence ATGAAAAGTACAAAAGATCCTCAGGAAAAAGCTGCTGAAAAGGCAGCTAAGAAAGTAAAAAAAGAAGTGGCCAAGGCACAAAAGAAAGCTTTTCACAAACCTTTAAAAGAGACTCTGCGTTCTCCGAAATTTCGCCATGGAACCGCCGCCAATATATTTACCGCAGGACTTCTTGTCGTTTTGGTATTAGTAAATGTTCTTGTTAGCACGCTTGTTCAAAAGTATCCCAGCCTCAATTTGGATATGACAACAGGTGGCCTTAATTCTCTAAGCAGCACCACAAAAGATGTTGTAAAAAATGTTTCTCAGGAAACCGATATTTATATTTTAGCTTCGGAAGCTCAGGTAAAAGGGGATCAGATTCTTTCAAACTATGGCATCAAATACAGCCAAGTTGCAAATCTCTGCGCCAAAATGGCAGAGATAAATCCTAATATCAAAATTTCATATAAAGATCTCGATACGGACCCCAGTTTTGCTTCCGGATATTCCAGCGAAAAGCTTTCCGCTGGAGATATCATCATTAAAACTTCGAGCCGATATCGCCATATCGCCTATACCGACTTATTTAATATCAGCTCTAATTATACCGGCTCTACTGCCATTTATTCTCTGGTTGATTCCACACTGGCAAGTGCAATCAACAATGTAAATGCAAACACTCTGCCCATTGTTGCTATTGATACAGGGCATCAGGAACAATTGGACACTACCGCAATGGGAAAAATTCTCGCCGGCAGCAACTTTGAAACAAAATCTTTTAACCTTTTAACAGATGCAATTCCAGACAATACTCAATTAATTATTCTCGCGACTCCTTCAAATGATCTAACATCGGATGAAGTCGAAAAGCTGGAGTCTTATTTGAAAGATTCTTCCCGTGCTGTCGACCGTGGTCTCGCGGTAACATTCTATCCCAATCAATCCGCCATGCCGAACCTGACCTCTCTCTTAAAAGAATGGGGCATTGAACCGCAGCGCAATTACGTTGCTGAAAGCAATTCACAAAAGTATTTGAGCCAAGACCCGACCTATCTTTTGGCACAGGCACAAAACAGTATAACGCTTAACAGCAACCATTCCTATAATCTCTTGATTGCTCCTGCGAGCGTTCCTTTTAATTTGCTTTTCTCCGAACAAAACGGAATTAAAACTTATTCGCTAATGAAAACTTCATCCTCCTGTTACGCGTTGAGCATGGATAAACAGGCAACCGGTGAGGAAAAAAATAACCAACAGGCATTTGATATTGCCGTTCTCGCGCAGAGCACCGTTTCTTCTAACGGAAATGACTATCACGCAAACGTAGTAGCTTTGGGTAGCTCGCCTTTCTTTGTAGACGGAATTGTCAACTCCAGTACCTTTAATAATTCAACCTGGACCGCTGATCTTGCGCGCTACATGACCGGCAGCAATGACAGCGGCACTATCCCCACAAAATCTGTACAAACGAACACCATGGATATTTCAATTCCTACCGGTGTGATTCATTTGTTGGGAATTGGTGTCTTTACCTTCCTGATTCCAATGTGCTTTGCCATTGCCGGAATTGTGGTTTACCGCAAGAGGAGGCGTCTATAA
- a CDS encoding conserved exported protein of unknown function (Evidence 4 : Unknown function but conserved in other organisms), protein MKSSPKNKFVILGIWAVALVAVIVALNFSGNHPNSPASSSVSTSEISLLNQGLSNLKQIEVQNSNGSYTLVRDESATEAAQSSSSGGSTDPVFTIKELAGYDLDSTAVKAAAQNGCALSASKAIDISSGSSGTSGFGLENPQATMKMTYEDGSSATLLIGGQPPLSESSRYVQLEGSDTIYVAGIEDAILGDKSIFLSKQLTNLTSSSSSVSVQKLNLKNKNSTIEILPTSSGDGYTVNGQPGDHDKIAALGNQLGDTSAVSVTLMNPTTDQLKSYGLDSPTSVISFTINGESHTFKIGNLADSRYALMMDDRPVIYQFSASGASWINASALTYRQLNPISQKKEDIASLKAEGNGSVYNFSADREIDENSSTEDNTTYKYTYSLNGTTLSSSDNYLSFWSSFQNLKITDEASPVSGTLEWTFTLTGYDGSKTIYTFYKISDSQETVAINGTVFGNLDRSDFTPVIEALTSCK, encoded by the coding sequence GTGAAATCCTCCCCCAAAAACAAATTCGTGATTCTTGGAATTTGGGCGGTGGCTTTGGTTGCTGTAATTGTCGCTCTGAATTTTTCAGGAAACCATCCAAATAGTCCTGCTTCTTCCTCTGTTTCTACATCTGAGATTTCGCTTTTGAATCAAGGCCTTTCTAACCTAAAACAGATAGAAGTTCAAAATTCCAACGGCAGCTATACGTTAGTCCGTGACGAATCAGCAACCGAAGCAGCACAGTCCTCGTCTTCCGGCGGCAGCACCGATCCTGTCTTTACAATCAAAGAGCTCGCCGGTTATGATCTTGATTCTACCGCTGTAAAAGCAGCAGCACAAAATGGTTGTGCACTCTCTGCCTCTAAAGCGATCGATATATCTTCCGGCTCTTCGGGCACTTCCGGATTTGGTCTGGAAAATCCGCAGGCAACCATGAAAATGACTTATGAGGATGGATCAAGTGCCACCCTTTTAATTGGTGGTCAGCCACCGCTTTCAGAATCCAGCCGATATGTACAGCTTGAAGGCAGCGATACTATTTATGTTGCCGGAATTGAAGATGCCATTCTCGGGGATAAATCGATTTTCCTCTCAAAGCAGCTTACAAATCTTACTTCTTCATCAAGTTCCGTCTCCGTTCAAAAGTTGAATCTTAAAAATAAAAACAGCACGATTGAAATTTTGCCTACTTCCTCTGGAGACGGCTATACAGTAAACGGACAGCCGGGCGACCACGACAAGATCGCCGCACTTGGGAATCAACTAGGAGACACTTCCGCTGTCAGCGTTACCTTAATGAATCCTACAACAGATCAGCTAAAAAGCTATGGCCTCGATTCCCCTACTTCCGTCATTTCCTTTACGATTAACGGCGAAAGTCACACCTTCAAAATTGGGAATCTCGCCGACAGCCGCTATGCTTTGATGATGGACGACCGGCCGGTTATCTACCAGTTTTCTGCTAGTGGAGCTTCTTGGATTAATGCTTCTGCTTTGACTTATCGGCAGCTAAATCCCATTTCTCAAAAGAAAGAAGACATTGCTTCTTTAAAAGCGGAGGGAAACGGCTCCGTCTATAACTTCTCCGCAGACCGTGAAATTGATGAAAATAGCTCCACAGAAGATAATACCACTTATAAGTATACTTATTCTTTAAATGGAACCACACTTTCGAGCAGTGACAATTACCTTTCTTTCTGGAGCAGTTTTCAGAATCTAAAAATTACCGACGAAGCATCCCCTGTTTCCGGAACGCTGGAATGGACTTTCACACTAACCGGATATGACGGCAGCAAAACCATTTATACCTTTTATAAAATCTCCGACTCACAGGAAACAGTGGCCATAAACGGTACTGTTTTTGGCAACTTAGACCGTTCTGATTTTACCCCTGTAATCGAAGCACTTACCTCCTGCAAATAA
- a CDS encoding Chloride channel protein yields MRIREEHKEYLKEKTHHVKEYMGIFFRWVFLSVIIGVFIGGFVGTLFYYALEWCTDTRSTHEWLLYFLPLGGLLIVWLYRSCGVEKSRGTNLILLSIREKEPLPAKMAPLIFISTGITHLFGGSAGREGAALQIGGSLGYRLGRLMKLDENALHVVTMCGMGSVFSALFGMPVVAAVFALEITSVGVMYYSALVPVCISCLLASGIAESFGAIPTHFVLNASEEGISLFPALQIAVLAGLCALVAILFCRSLRLFGKLYQRFFPNPYIRVAVGGVLVVLVMLLTGVHDYEGAGGDIIERAISGEVRPEAFLLKIFLTGLTLGAGFKGGEIVPSFYIGATFGCWMGGLLGIDPGIGAAVGLVCLFCGVVNCPITALFLSCSLFGYDTAPYFFLACAISYMLSGYTGLYSEQTILYGKFHAKFINKKAE; encoded by the coding sequence TTGCGGATTAGAGAGGAGCATAAAGAATATTTGAAGGAAAAGACTCATCATGTAAAAGAATATATGGGGATCTTTTTTCGCTGGGTATTTTTAAGTGTGATCATTGGAGTTTTTATTGGCGGTTTTGTCGGAACGCTTTTTTATTACGCACTCGAATGGTGCACAGATACAAGAAGTACGCATGAATGGCTGCTGTATTTTTTGCCTCTGGGCGGCCTTTTAATTGTTTGGTTATATCGTTCCTGCGGCGTAGAGAAAAGCCGTGGGACGAATTTAATACTGTTGTCTATTCGGGAGAAAGAACCATTGCCTGCTAAAATGGCACCGCTGATTTTTATTTCGACCGGTATCACTCATTTATTTGGCGGTTCTGCCGGCAGAGAAGGTGCTGCATTGCAAATCGGCGGTAGCTTAGGCTATCGCTTGGGACGTTTAATGAAGTTGGACGAAAATGCGCTGCATGTGGTAACCATGTGCGGAATGGGCTCTGTTTTTTCAGCACTGTTTGGAATGCCGGTAGTTGCGGCTGTTTTTGCGCTGGAGATAACCAGTGTTGGTGTGATGTATTATTCAGCATTGGTCCCAGTTTGTATTTCCTGCTTACTGGCGTCTGGAATTGCAGAGAGCTTTGGTGCGATTCCAACTCATTTTGTACTGAACGCATCAGAGGAAGGAATCAGTCTGTTTCCGGCGTTGCAGATTGCTGTCCTTGCGGGGCTCTGTGCTTTGGTCGCTATTCTATTTTGCAGATCGCTTCGCCTCTTTGGAAAGCTTTATCAGCGCTTTTTTCCGAATCCGTATATTCGAGTAGCAGTTGGCGGAGTCCTTGTCGTTTTGGTGATGCTTTTGACGGGCGTACACGATTATGAAGGAGCCGGCGGCGATATTATTGAACGTGCAATCAGCGGCGAGGTCAGACCGGAAGCATTTCTATTAAAAATCTTTCTGACTGGACTCACCTTAGGGGCAGGATTTAAGGGCGGCGAAATTGTGCCAAGCTTTTATATTGGTGCAACCTTCGGATGCTGGATGGGTGGTCTTTTGGGGATTGACCCAGGGATTGGCGCAGCAGTCGGTCTAGTTTGCCTATTCTGCGGCGTTGTCAACTGCCCAATTACAGCTTTGTTTTTAAGCTGTTCCCTTTTTGGATATGATACTGCCCCGTATTTCTTCCTTGCATGTGCAATTTCGTACATGCTGTCTGGTTATACAGGTCTTTATTCCGAACAGACTATTTTGTATGGAAAATTCCATGCAAAGTTTATCAATAAAAAAGCAGAATAA
- a CDS encoding conserved protein of unknown function (Evidence 4 : Unknown function but conserved in other organisms): MANTIINNQSSQVAGSSRQKQVEQYDWHQGSSESVKELLQNNRFYLPPQEKFDSEEMRGTVQKTLSENIGEYIVAEFLIGTDLIMRKQGVLVHVGRTFITIFDDQSDFFITCDIFSIKFVYFYQPGKRPQHNFNHLRDNQQRRLI, encoded by the coding sequence ATGGCTAATACGATCATAAATAACCAGTCTAGCCAAGTCGCCGGTAGCAGCCGTCAGAAGCAAGTAGAACAATATGATTGGCATCAAGGGTCTAGTGAAAGCGTAAAGGAACTACTCCAGAATAACCGATTTTATTTGCCACCACAGGAAAAGTTTGATTCGGAAGAAATGCGCGGTACTGTGCAAAAGACGCTTTCTGAAAATATCGGGGAATATATCGTTGCCGAGTTCTTGATCGGAACCGATCTAATTATGCGTAAGCAGGGAGTGCTTGTTCATGTAGGGCGTACTTTTATCACCATTTTTGATGATCAGTCTGATTTCTTTATCACCTGCGATATTTTTTCGATTAAGTTTGTTTATTTTTATCAGCCAGGGAAACGGCCTCAGCACAATTTTAATCATCTGCGGGATAATCAGCAGCGCCGGTTAATTTAA
- a CDS encoding Cell wall hydrolase has protein sequence MAFSDREILARIIECEAGGEGETGMKAVACIVMNRVQITYGEYANLHTIRAVVYQKGQFVCVRETLYGAQNLQNIYNMRPTGVHYNIADWAIAGNRLNSLGFALWYFNPYSPVCKANFPSNVGRFAIRIGDHCFYNPTPVYATT, from the coding sequence ATGGCATTTTCCGATCGGGAAATTTTGGCACGAATCATTGAGTGCGAAGCCGGTGGTGAAGGAGAAACCGGAATGAAAGCGGTTGCTTGTATCGTGATGAATCGGGTACAAATCACCTATGGGGAATATGCAAACTTACATACGATTCGGGCGGTCGTTTATCAAAAAGGACAATTTGTCTGTGTACGCGAAACCCTTTATGGAGCGCAGAATCTGCAGAATATTTACAATATGCGTCCAACTGGTGTCCATTATAATATTGCAGATTGGGCAATCGCGGGGAACCGATTGAATAGTCTTGGATTTGCGCTGTGGTATTTTAATCCATATAGCCCGGTCTGTAAAGCCAATTTCCCCTCAAATGTTGGAAGATTCGCAATCCGTATCGGGGATCATTGCTTTTATAATCCGACACCTGTTTATGCAACAACCTAA
- a CDS encoding Anaerobic ribonucleoside-triphosphate reductase-activating protein, translating into MDSNNLIRLAGVEPESIVDGRGFRYVIFVQGCPHHCPGCHNPQTHSFEGGILECPERFLKEMKENPLLRGVTFSGGEPFSQAQALSYLAKKIKEETNLDLTVFSGWTYEELLAQKDYWTDQLLALSDYLIDGPFIKEQMDLSLQFRGSSNQRVIDLNATRKAGCVVLDNLED; encoded by the coding sequence ATGGACTCAAATAATCTGATTCGATTAGCCGGTGTAGAACCGGAATCTATTGTAGATGGGCGAGGATTTCGCTATGTGATTTTTGTGCAGGGCTGTCCTCACCACTGTCCCGGCTGCCATAATCCACAGACTCATTCGTTTGAAGGCGGTATTCTGGAGTGTCCTGAAAGATTTCTCAAAGAGATGAAGGAAAATCCGTTGCTCCGGGGCGTAACTTTTTCCGGCGGAGAGCCGTTTTCTCAGGCACAGGCACTTTCTTATTTGGCAAAAAAAATCAAAGAGGAAACGAACCTTGATTTGACCGTCTTTTCCGGCTGGACTTATGAAGAGCTGTTAGCCCAAAAAGATTACTGGACAGATCAGCTTCTTGCTCTTTCAGATTATCTGATTGATGGGCCCTTTATTAAGGAACAGATGGATCTTTCCCTGCAGTTTCGCGGCAGCAGCAATCAGCGAGTGATTGATTTAAATGCGACTAGAAAAGCGGGCTGTGTAGTACTTGACAATTTAGAGGACTAG
- a CDS encoding protein of unknown function (Evidence 5 : Unknown function) produces MTGTTQTEAVKEVGAGVGFERIRRITGYLVGTLDRWNDAKLAEERDRVKHGLK; encoded by the coding sequence ATGACTGGAACAACACAAACAGAAGCAGTCAAAGAAGTAGGAGCAGGCGTTGGATTTGAGCGGATTCGCAGGATTACGGGATATCTTGTGGGAACACTTGACCGTTGGAACGATGCAAAACTTGCAGAAGAGCGTGATCGGGTAAAGCATGGACTCAAATAA